A part of Hydrogenobacter sp. T-8 genomic DNA contains:
- a CDS encoding SIR2 family NAD-dependent protein deacylase — MKLAVLTGAGISAESGVPTFRGQGGLWKSYRPEELATPQAFRRNPALVWEWYLWRRGVIAKAEPNAGHIALVELERKYCEDFLLITQNVDGLHQRAGSKRLVELHGNIWRVKCLSCGAVYYDYSVSYAQLPPACKECGGLIRPDVVWFGEALPEDALELAIRWARSCDVFVVIGTSAVVYPAGELPYLAKEHGAKVIEINPESTPVSPIADVIIKEPASSGVKKLLEVL; from the coding sequence ATGAAGTTGGCAGTCCTCACTGGTGCTGGCATATCCGCAGAGAGTGGTGTTCCCACCTTTAGGGGGCAAGGTGGTCTTTGGAAAAGCTACAGACCAGAAGAGCTTGCCACTCCCCAGGCTTTTAGAAGAAACCCAGCCTTAGTGTGGGAGTGGTATCTTTGGAGAAGGGGCGTAATAGCAAAAGCGGAGCCTAACGCTGGGCATATTGCACTTGTGGAGCTTGAGAGAAAATACTGCGAAGACTTCCTGCTTATTACCCAAAACGTGGATGGACTTCACCAAAGGGCTGGTTCAAAAAGACTTGTGGAGCTTCATGGGAATATATGGAGGGTCAAATGCCTCTCCTGTGGTGCGGTTTACTATGACTATTCTGTAAGCTACGCACAGCTTCCACCTGCCTGCAAGGAATGTGGTGGGCTTATTAGACCAGATGTGGTCTGGTTTGGTGAGGCTTTGCCTGAGGATGCCTTAGAGCTTGCCATAAGGTGGGCAAGGAGTTGCGATGTGTTTGTGGTTATTGGAACTTCCGCAGTGGTGTATCCTGCGGGTGAGCTTCCATACCTTGCAAAGGAACATGGTGCAAAGGTTATAGAGATAAACCCAGAAAGCACACCTGTCTCTCCCATTGCAGATGTTATAATAAAAGAACCAGCAAGCAGTGGTGTGAAAAAACTACTGGAGGTCTTATGA
- the thyX gene encoding FAD-dependent thymidylate synthase, whose amino-acid sequence MKVHIMGSDQRIVRCARVSFAKDKEVDKERDTRLIKYLFQHKHASPFEHVIIAFEADKELWLEILKNLPSPAVQVYYSKGYIWLNLRNYINAMELFTSEVKESLKEKLPATTAIIFGQEPQDYSTDHAYVKDKIETSSGWLGLVDSLELGTDMDYYTFVVECPLFVARQWHRHRFGSYNEVSRRYVSYEPDFYIPRYLRKQAKRNKQASIEEPIEEPWNSIFLKKINWYVQDLQDLYKAMTEKEVAKELARGILPQFMKTRFYWTVPRVALDNFITLRTHEGAQKEIREFAQVIKDLVDYKETDKRLRL is encoded by the coding sequence ATGAAAGTCCACATAATGGGCTCTGACCAAAGAATAGTCCGCTGTGCTCGTGTATCTTTTGCAAAGGACAAAGAGGTTGACAAGGAAAGGGACACAAGGCTTATAAAATATCTCTTCCAGCACAAACATGCCTCACCCTTTGAGCATGTAATAATAGCCTTTGAAGCTGATAAAGAGCTTTGGCTTGAAATCCTTAAAAACCTGCCAAGCCCTGCGGTGCAAGTTTACTATTCTAAAGGATACATATGGCTCAACCTAAGGAACTACATAAACGCCATGGAGCTCTTCACATCAGAAGTAAAAGAGTCCCTAAAGGAAAAACTACCTGCTACCACTGCAATAATATTCGGTCAAGAACCACAAGACTACTCTACAGACCACGCCTACGTGAAGGATAAGATAGAAACTTCCTCCGGCTGGCTTGGCCTGGTCGATAGTCTTGAGCTTGGAACAGATATGGACTACTATACCTTTGTAGTGGAATGCCCGCTCTTTGTTGCCCGTCAGTGGCACAGGCATAGGTTTGGCTCATATAACGAAGTTAGCAGAAGGTATGTGAGCTACGAGCCGGACTTTTACATTCCTCGCTATCTTAGAAAGCAGGCAAAGAGAAACAAGCAGGCATCAATTGAAGAGCCAATAGAAGAGCCATGGAACTCTATTTTTCTGAAAAAGATAAACTGGTATGTGCAAGACCTACAAGACCTATACAAGGCTATGACGGAAAAGGAGGTTGCCAAAGAACTGGCAAGGGGTATTCTACCCCAGTTTATGAAGACAAGGTTTTATTGGACAGTGCCAAGAGTAGCCCTGGATAACTTCATCACCTTAAGAACCCACGAGGGAGCTCAAAAAGAAATAAGAGAATTCGCACAGGTCATAAAAGACTTAGTTGACTACAAAGAAACAGACAAAAGGCTCAGGCTTTAG
- the rpmA gene encoding 50S ribosomal protein L27, with protein MASKASGGSTRNGRDSHSKRLGVKRHDGQIVKAGNIIIRQRGTKVYPGVNVGMGSDFTLFALIDGVVKFENRRNKKVVSVLPLETAKA; from the coding sequence ATGGCATCCAAAGCAAGCGGTGGCTCAACGAGAAATGGTAGAGATAGTCATTCCAAAAGGCTGGGCGTAAAAAGGCATGATGGTCAGATAGTCAAGGCAGGAAACATAATAATAAGACAGAGAGGGACAAAGGTTTATCCCGGCGTAAATGTGGGAATGGGTTCGGACTTTACCCTCTTTGCTTTGATAGATGGTGTGGTGAAGTTTGAAAACAGGAGAAATAAAAAGGTAGTAAGCGTCTTGCCCCTTGAGACCGCTAAAGCCTGA
- the rplU gene encoding 50S ribosomal protein L21, with protein sequence MYAIIETGGKQYKVEKGTKLRIEKLPSDVGAVLEFSPLLLRREDGSIEFGKGKVLAEVLSHGKHKKVIVFKFRAKKNYKRWRGHRQPYTEILIKDIQEV encoded by the coding sequence ATGTATGCGATTATAGAGACTGGTGGGAAACAGTATAAGGTTGAGAAAGGGACTAAGCTAAGGATAGAAAAACTGCCCAGCGATGTTGGTGCAGTTCTTGAGTTTTCCCCTTTGCTTTTGAGAAGAGAGGATGGTTCTATAGAGTTTGGCAAGGGTAAAGTCCTTGCTGAAGTTTTGTCTCACGGAAAGCATAAAAAGGTTATAGTGTTTAAGTTTAGGGCAAAGAAAAACTATAAGCGTTGGAGAGGGCACAGACAGCCCTATACGGAGATACTTATAAAGGACATACAGGAGGTTTAA
- a CDS encoding peroxiredoxin encodes MLKEGDPAVDFCLEGIDEEGKEGKFCLKDLLSLPLILYFYPKDDTPGCTQEACDFRDNLNSLRSKGFRVVGVSPDSLQSHKKFKEKYGLNFILLSDPQKEVLRAYGAYGKKKMYGKETEGVIRSTFVISPEGKILKAFYNVKAKGHVESLLRELDITT; translated from the coding sequence ATGCTAAAAGAAGGAGACCCTGCGGTAGACTTTTGTCTTGAGGGCATCGACGAGGAGGGAAAAGAAGGTAAGTTTTGTCTAAAGGACCTACTCTCCTTACCCCTTATACTTTACTTCTATCCTAAGGATGACACGCCAGGTTGCACCCAAGAAGCTTGCGACTTTAGGGACAACCTAAATAGCCTGAGGTCAAAGGGCTTTAGGGTCGTTGGCGTAAGCCCAGACAGCCTACAATCCCATAAGAAGTTTAAAGAAAAGTATGGGCTTAACTTTATCCTGCTAAGCGATCCTCAGAAGGAGGTCCTCAGGGCTTACGGAGCCTATGGCAAGAAAAAGATGTATGGGAAAGAGACAGAGGGAGTAATTAGGAGCACCTTCGTGATATCTCCAGAGGGGAAGATACTAAAAGCCTTTTATAATGTCAAGGCAAAAGGTCATGTGGAAAGCCTGCTTAGAGAACTTGACATAACCACTTGA
- the cfiA gene encoding 2-oxoglutarate carboxylase large subunit encodes MQVVEIMEEIQAQLKEMERSGFKKKILITDLTPRDGQQCKLATRVRTDDLLPLCEKLDKVGFYAVEVWGGATYDVCLRYLKEDPWERLRRIKEVMPNTKLQMLFRGQNIVGYRPKSDKLVYKFVERSIANGITVFRVFDALNDNRNIQTAVKAIKELGGEAHAEISYTRSPVHTIDKWVEYALEIAEMGADWLSFKDATGIIMPLETYTIIKRIKEATGGKLPVLLHNHDMSGTAIVNHMMAILAGVDMVDTVLSPLAFGSSHPATESVVAMLEGTPFDTGLDLKKIEECAEITKQIRKKYKKYETEYAGVNAKVLIHKIPGGMISNMVAQLIEANAIDKIEEALEEVPNVERDLGYPPLLTPSSQIVGVQAVLNVISGERYKVITKEVRDYVEGKYGKPPGPISKELAEKILGPGKEPDFSVRAADLADPNDWDKAYEETRSLLGKEPTDEEVLLYALFPMQAKDFFVAREKGELRAEPLEELAEATEVKPGTVPGAAPVEFEVIYHGEKFKVKVEGVSAHAEPGKPRKYYVRVDGRLEEVQLTPQLEAIPSGGVPQAVAQAEEKGIPKATQPGDATAPMPGRVVRVLVQEGQPVSEGQTVAIVEAMKMENEIHAPITGVVKKVFVKPGDNVTPDDALLRIEPVKPEGDTYG; translated from the coding sequence ATGCAAGTTGTGGAGATAATGGAGGAAATTCAAGCACAGCTCAAGGAAATGGAGAGGTCTGGCTTTAAGAAAAAGATACTTATCACAGACCTCACGCCCAGGGATGGTCAGCAGTGCAAACTTGCCACCCGTGTAAGAACCGATGACCTTCTACCTCTGTGTGAGAAGTTAGACAAGGTAGGTTTTTATGCGGTTGAGGTCTGGGGTGGTGCCACCTACGACGTGTGTCTTAGGTATCTCAAAGAAGACCCCTGGGAGAGGCTAAGGCGTATAAAGGAGGTTATGCCCAACACCAAACTTCAGATGCTCTTTAGGGGTCAGAACATTGTAGGATACAGACCCAAGTCTGACAAGCTGGTTTACAAGTTTGTAGAAAGGTCTATAGCTAACGGTATAACTGTTTTTAGGGTCTTTGATGCTCTTAATGACAACAGGAACATCCAAACTGCGGTAAAGGCTATAAAGGAGCTTGGTGGAGAAGCCCATGCGGAGATAAGCTATACAAGAAGCCCCGTGCATACCATAGACAAGTGGGTAGAGTATGCCCTTGAGATAGCGGAGATGGGAGCGGACTGGCTGTCCTTCAAGGACGCCACTGGTATTATTATGCCCCTTGAAACCTACACCATAATAAAGAGGATAAAGGAAGCCACAGGCGGTAAACTGCCTGTGCTTTTACACAACCACGACATGAGCGGAACAGCCATAGTAAACCACATGATGGCCATACTTGCTGGTGTGGACATGGTGGATACGGTGCTTTCACCTTTGGCTTTTGGTTCTTCTCACCCTGCTACAGAGTCCGTGGTGGCTATGCTTGAAGGCACACCCTTTGACACAGGTCTTGACCTTAAGAAGATAGAAGAGTGTGCGGAGATTACCAAGCAGATACGCAAGAAATACAAGAAATACGAGACCGAGTATGCGGGGGTGAACGCCAAGGTGCTTATTCACAAGATACCGGGCGGGATGATATCTAACATGGTTGCCCAGCTAATAGAAGCAAACGCCATAGATAAGATAGAAGAAGCCCTTGAGGAAGTGCCCAACGTGGAAAGGGACCTGGGCTATCCACCACTTCTAACACCCTCTTCTCAGATAGTGGGTGTGCAGGCGGTGCTTAATGTGATATCTGGCGAGAGATACAAGGTGATAACCAAAGAGGTCAGGGACTATGTGGAGGGCAAATACGGAAAGCCCCCAGGTCCTATCTCAAAGGAGCTGGCGGAAAAGATACTGGGACCTGGAAAAGAACCAGACTTTTCTGTGCGTGCTGCAGACCTTGCGGACCCCAACGACTGGGACAAGGCCTATGAAGAGACAAGGTCTCTCCTTGGAAAGGAACCCACTGACGAGGAGGTGCTACTGTATGCTCTCTTCCCAATGCAGGCAAAGGATTTCTTTGTGGCAAGAGAGAAGGGAGAGCTCCGTGCAGAACCCTTGGAGGAGCTGGCGGAAGCTACCGAGGTAAAACCGGGCACCGTGCCTGGCGCAGCACCTGTGGAGTTTGAGGTCATATACCACGGAGAGAAGTTCAAAGTAAAAGTAGAGGGAGTAAGTGCCCACGCAGAGCCTGGTAAGCCAAGAAAATACTATGTAAGGGTGGACGGAAGGCTGGAAGAAGTTCAGCTCACACCACAGCTTGAAGCCATACCCTCTGGCGGTGTTCCTCAGGCAGTAGCTCAGGCGGAGGAAAAGGGTATACCAAAGGCCACACAGCCCGGAGATGCTACCGCACCCATGCCGGGAAGGGTGGTGCGAGTGCTTGTCCAGGAGGGTCAGCCTGTGAGCGAGGGTCAAACGGTTGCCATTGTAGAAGCCATGAAGATGGAAAACGAGATACACGCCCCAATTACCGGCGTGGTCAAAAAGGTCTTCGTAAAGCCTGGCGACAACGTGACCCCAGATGACGCTCTCTTGAGGATAGAACCCGTCAAGCCAGAAGGCGACACCTACGGCTGA
- the accC gene encoding acetyl-CoA carboxylase biotin carboxylase subunit, protein MFNKVLVANRGEIACRVIRACKELGIRTVAIYNEIESTARHVKMADEAYMIGVNPLDTYLNAERIVDLALEVGADAIHPGYGFLAENEHFARLCEEKGINFIGPHWKVIELMGDKARSKEIAKKAGLPTVPGSDGILKDEQEAKQIAREIGYPVLLKASAGGGGRGIRICRNEEELLKNYESAYNEALKAFGRGDLLLEKYIENPHHIEFQVLGDKYGNVIHLGERDCSIQRRNQKLVEIAPSLLLTPGKRAYYGELVAQAAKEIGYYSAGTMEFVADEKGNIYFIEMNTRIQVEHPVTEMITGVDIVKWQLRIAAGEPLRYKQEDIKFNGYSIEVRINAEDPKKNFAPSIGTIERYYAPGGFGIRVEHAASRGYEISPYYDSMIAKLIVWAPQWEVAVDRMKAALETYEITGIKTTIPLLIEIMKDPDFRAGKFNTKYLETHPHLFEYEEVRNKEDFVAFISAAIAAYHGL, encoded by the coding sequence ATGTTTAACAAGGTGCTCGTTGCCAATAGGGGCGAGATAGCCTGCAGGGTTATAAGGGCATGCAAGGAGCTTGGCATAAGGACCGTTGCCATATACAACGAGATAGAGTCCACCGCAAGGCATGTGAAGATGGCAGATGAAGCCTACATGATAGGGGTAAACCCCTTAGACACATACCTTAATGCGGAACGCATAGTAGACCTTGCTTTGGAAGTGGGTGCGGATGCCATCCATCCGGGCTATGGCTTTTTGGCGGAAAACGAACACTTTGCAAGGCTCTGTGAGGAAAAGGGAATAAACTTTATAGGTCCTCATTGGAAGGTTATAGAGCTTATGGGAGACAAAGCGAGGTCTAAGGAAATAGCCAAAAAGGCAGGACTTCCCACTGTACCTGGAAGTGATGGTATTCTAAAGGATGAGCAAGAAGCCAAACAAATAGCGAGAGAAATAGGCTACCCTGTGCTTTTGAAGGCTTCCGCAGGTGGTGGTGGAAGAGGCATAAGGATATGTAGGAACGAGGAGGAACTGCTGAAAAACTACGAAAGCGCCTATAACGAAGCTCTGAAAGCCTTTGGTAGAGGTGACCTGCTCCTTGAAAAATACATAGAAAACCCACACCACATAGAGTTTCAGGTGCTTGGGGACAAATATGGTAATGTGATACACCTTGGCGAAAGAGACTGCTCCATTCAGAGGAGAAACCAAAAGCTGGTGGAAATAGCCCCCTCATTACTTCTCACACCAGGCAAAAGGGCATACTACGGAGAACTGGTAGCTCAAGCAGCGAAGGAGATAGGATACTACAGCGCAGGCACCATGGAGTTTGTAGCGGACGAGAAGGGAAACATATATTTCATTGAGATGAACACGCGTATTCAAGTGGAGCATCCAGTCACGGAGATGATAACGGGTGTGGACATAGTAAAGTGGCAGCTTAGAATCGCTGCTGGCGAGCCTCTAAGATATAAACAGGAAGACATAAAGTTTAACGGCTACTCCATAGAGGTGAGGATAAACGCAGAAGACCCCAAAAAGAACTTTGCACCAAGCATAGGAACTATAGAAAGGTATTATGCACCCGGTGGCTTTGGTATAAGAGTAGAACACGCAGCGTCAAGGGGCTATGAGATAAGCCCTTACTATGACTCTATGATAGCCAAGCTCATAGTCTGGGCTCCTCAGTGGGAGGTTGCGGTAGACCGTATGAAGGCAGCTTTGGAAACCTACGAGATTACTGGCATAAAGACCACCATACCCTTGCTTATAGAGATAATGAAGGACCCAGACTTTAGGGCTGGTAAGTTTAACACCAAGTATTTGGAAACCCATCCTCATCTCTTTGAGTATGAGGAGGTAAGAAACAAGGAGGACTTTGTAGCCTTTATATCTGCGGCGATAGCCGCATATCATGGACTATAA
- a CDS encoding OsmC family protein: MKVKVVQKEDFHFVGTGESGREVPIDAAGYVGGKGRGIRPPELLFHSIAGCVGIHLYEALHKEGKHTEHIEIETDAERITEGYPKVFTKIYLFVKVKGEVSEEDVKKALDKTIYDPGTCSIAYMINKVAPIEYRVEVIR; encoded by the coding sequence ATGAAGGTGAAGGTGGTTCAAAAGGAAGACTTTCACTTTGTAGGCACAGGCGAGTCTGGCAGAGAAGTGCCTATAGACGCAGCAGGCTATGTGGGTGGTAAGGGCAGGGGTATAAGACCTCCAGAGCTTCTCTTTCATTCCATAGCGGGTTGTGTGGGTATACACCTCTACGAAGCCTTACACAAAGAGGGTAAGCATACAGAACACATAGAGATAGAAACGGATGCAGAGAGAATAACAGAGGGTTATCCAAAGGTATTCACAAAAATATATCTCTTTGTGAAGGTAAAAGGCGAAGTCTCTGAAGAGGATGTGAAAAAAGCCCTTGACAAAACCATATACGACCCTGGCACCTGCTCCATAGCCTACATGATAAACAAGGTAGCACCTATTGAGTATAGGGTAGAGGTGATAAGGTGA